TCGTGTTCGCCGGCGACCGCGACCGCGGCTTCGACGCGGCCTACGACGCGATCGAAGCCGTCGTCGACGACGGAGCGGGCGACGCCGACGACTCGCCCGCGGTGTCGGTCGTCTCCACGCGAGAGGGGTTCCGCTTCGAGGAACACCGCCCGCGGAGCGCCGACGATCTCCTCGGTCGCACCCGCGAGGTCGTCGTCGTCGACTGCCACGAGCAGTTCGTCCCGAACGCGCTCGGTCGGACCGTCGGCGCGGTCGACGGCGGCGGGCTCCTCGTCCTGTTGACGCCCGACCTCGACGCGTGGCCCGAGGTTCGCGACCGGTTCGACGACTCGCTCGCGGTGCCGCCGTTTACAATCGAGGACGTGACCGGCCGGTTCCGAGAGCGCTTCGTCGGGACCCTCCGGTCGCATCCGGGGATCGCCGTCGTCTCGCTCGGCGGAGCCGACGGGCACCCGAGCGTCGAGCGCGACGGCGGCGTCGGCCGAGCGCCCGACGCGGAGGCGGCGGGAACCGAGCCGGAGAGCGAGCCGAGGGCGGAGTCGCCGCCTCACCCCCCGAACGCGACGTTCCCGCCCGCCGCCTACGACGCGTGTCTCACGGGCGACCAGGTGCGGGCGGTGAGGGCCTTCGAGTCGCTCTCGACGCCGGGACACGCGGTCGTCGTCGAGGCTGATCGCGGGCGCGGCAAATCGAGCGCGGCGGGGCTCGCGGCCGGCTCGCTCGCGCTCGCCGGCAAGGACGTGGTAGTCACGGCGCCGGCGTTTCGCAACGCGGCCGAACTGTTCGCGCGCGCGTCGGAGCTGATCGGAGCGAGCGTCGACGCGGAGCGGCGCCGGATCGACGCGCCCGACGGCGGCTGCGTTCGGTACCTGCCGCCCGCCGCGGCCGCCGACCTGCCCGCGGCCCCGGACGCGGTGCTCGTCGACGAGGCGGCGGCGCTCCCCGTGCGCCTGCTGGAGCGGTACCTCGACGCACCCGCCGTCGCGTTCTGCACGACGGTGCACGGCTACGAGGGCGCCGGTCGCGGGTTCGCGATCCGGTTTAAATCCCGCCTGCGCGACAGCCGGTTCGCGGTCCGGGAGGTCCGCCTCGACGAGCCGATCCGGTACGCCCGGAACGACCCGGTGGAGGCGTGGGCGTCGCGCGCGCTCTTACTCGACGCGCGGCCGGCGGTGGACGCGGCTGTCGCGGACAGCACGGTCGAGACGGCGACGTATCGGGCGGTCGCGCCGGACGACCTGCTCGCCGACGAGGCGCTGCTCCGCGAGGCGTTCGGGCTGCTCGTCGCCGCCCACTACCGCACCGAGCCGAACGACCTCGCGCGGCTGCTCGACGCGCCGAACCTCACCGCGAGAGCCCTCGTCGACGACGGACGAGTGGTCGCGGTCGCCATGCTCGCTCGCGAGGGCGGCCTCGACGCCGACACCCGCCGGAAGATGTACGAGGGCGAGCGCGTCCGCGGCAACATGGTCCCGGACGTGCTCACGAGCCAGCTCCGCGACGTGGACGCGGCCGAGCCGCGCGGGCTCCGGACGGTCCGGATAGCGACCCACCACGCCTGCAGAGACGAGGGGTTCGGCTCGCGGCTGCTCGACGAGATACACGGGGAGTTCGGTCGGGGTCGAGGCGGCGAGGAGGCCGGCGCGGTCGACTACTTCTCCGTCGGGTACGGCGCCACCCCGCGCCTGCTCCGCTTCTGGCGGCGGGCCGGCTACCGGACGGTCCACCTCTCGACGTCGCGCAACGACGCCTCCGGCGAACACTCCGCGATCATGGTACGGCCCGTCGGCGAGGGGGCCGGCCGGGCGCTGCTCGACCGCAACGCGACCGCCTTCCGCGACCGCGAGCGCGACGGGCTCTCGGACGCCCACCGGGACGTGGACCCCGATGTGGTCGCCGGCGCGCTCCGCGCCTGCTCGGCCGAGGTGCCGATCGATCTCACCCGGCGGGAGTGGCGCTCGGTCGTCGGCGCGTCGTTCGGCCCGGGGATGTACGACAGCGCGCCCGGCGCGTTCCGGGACCTCGCGCTCGCGGCGCTGATCGAGGGCGTTCCGGCGCTCGACGGGCGCGAGGCGCGCCTGCTCGTCCGGAAGGTGTTACAGGGCCGCCCGTGGGAGTCGGTCGCCGAGGAGCTCGGCTACGTCTCGACGGCCGCCTGTATGCGCGCGCTCGGCGACGCCTACGAGCCGCTCGTCGAACGGTACGGGAGCGAGTTCGCCCGGCGCGAGCGGGAGCGGTTTCGCGGTGACTGAGCGGGATTTATAAGTAGGTCACGCGGCCGGCGGCGCGCTTATAACCGGTTCGCGCGGCCGGGGTCGACGTCGATGGCGTCGACCGGACAGACGTCGACACAGAGCATACAGTCGATACACTGGTCCTCGTCGGCGGGGTTCGCTTTCCGCTCCGACTCGGGGTGGCCGGGCGTGTCGACCCACTCGAACACGTCGACCGGGCAGTCCTCCAGGCACGCGCCGTCGGCGAGACAGATGTCGAAGTCGACCGCGACGTGCGTGCCGCGGATCCCCTGCTTTTCGGGCGGTTCGACCGGCCCCCAGACGGCGACGCCGTCCTCCTCGCCGACCTGTTCCCGGTTCTGTTCGAAGTTCGAGTCGATGGCCATCGTTGCCCTCGTTTCGCCGGTCGCGGGTTTAAACTCCCCGACGACGGGATTCGCTCGGTAAAAGGGCGGCCGCGACGCCGCGGCCGGCCGGACCGCGTTCGCCTACGGGTGCGCGTAGTACGCCAGCAGGTCCTCGGAGCCGTCCGGACCGTCGTCCTCGTCGGTCGCCTCGGGGTCGAACGCGTCGATGCGAGCGAAGCCGACGCGCTCGAACTGGACGACGGTGTCGGGCTCGACGTCGGCTATCGCGGGCTCGGCGTAGCCGACCACGTCGCCGGAGACCGTCCGCAGGCGGGTCGCGAGCCCCTCGTCGGCCGGCGCCCAGTGGATCACGTCCACGTCGCCGTCGCGGACCACGTCGATGTCGGCGTCGACGAAGACCAGTTCGTCGCCCTCGTCGCGCACGCAGCCGTACCCCTTGAGCCAGACGCGTTCGCCCTCGGGCGGACGGTCGGACGACTCGACGACGACCCGACCGGCGGGCACCTCCCGGTCGCCGCGGTCCGGGAAGTCGGGGTGGAAGGGCGGGTGGCCGGCCGCGGGCGCGGGCGCTCCGCCGTCGACGACCGGTAGTTCGACCGCCGGGTCGTCCTCGCGGTCGCGGACGAGGAAGAAGCGGTCGGCCTCGTCGTCGACGATGTCCCGGTTGTTCGCGTACACCGACGACATCGCCAGATCGACGTCGGAGGTGGACATCCCCAGCGCCGTCATCGAGTCGACGAGCGCCTGTCCCTGGATTCCGCGGCGGCGCATGGACCGAATCGTCGGCGCGCGCGGGTCGTCCCAGCCCGTCAACTCGCCGTCTTCGATGAGGCCTTTGATCGTCGACGTCGAGAGTTTCACGTCGTACTCGTCGACCTGCACGTGGCCCCAGTGGAGGACCTCGGGGTACTCCCAGTCGAAGTAGTCGTAGACGAACCGCTGGCGCTTCGCGGAGTCCTGGAGGTCGATGCCGCGGATGATGTGGGTGACGCCCGTGAGGTGGTCGTCGACGCCGGACTGGAAGTCGAGCATGGGCCAGCAGCGGTAGTCCGCGGCCGCCTCGCGCGGGTGCGGCGTGTCGATCATTCGGAAGGCCACCCAGTCGCGCAGCGCGGGGTTTTTGTGCTCGATGTCGGTCTTCACGCGGAGGACCATCTCGCCGGAGTCGTACTCCCCGTCGACCATCGCGGCGAACTCCTCGTGGACCGTCTCGGCGTCCTTCTCGCGGTGCGGACAGGGCTCGGCGTCGTTTTTCAGCGACGAGAAGGTCTCGCCGGAACACGAGCAGGTGTACGCGCCGCCGAGGTCGATCAGGTCGCGGGCGTGGTCGTAGTACGTCTCCAGCCGGTCGGAGGCTTTCAGCACGCGGTCGGCCTCGAAGCCGAGGTACGCGATGTCCTCCAAGATGGCGTCGTACGCGTCCAGATCGGGTCGTTTCGTCTCCGGGTCGGTGTCGTCGAACCGGCAGATGAGCTCGCCGTCGTACCGCTCCTTGTACGTCCCGATGACGGCGGGCATGCGCGCGTGGCCGACGTGCCACGGACCGTTCGGGTTCGGGGCGGCGCGCATCACGACTGCGCCGTCCTCGGCGTTCGGCAGCTCGGGGAGGACGTGGTCGTCCGTCTCGTCGTCGGCCTCCAGCGCCGCGAGGCGGTCGGGCGCGAGTTCGCCGAGGCGGTCGCGACGCTCGGCTTCGTCCATGTCGGCGACCCGGTTCACGACCGGCGCGACGACGCCGGGGATCTCGTCGCCGTGCGGTCGGAAGTCGGGGTTCTCGCCCATGAGCGGGCCCATGATGGCGCCCACGTCCGGGTCGTTGCCGTGTTTGAGCGCGTTAAACAGCGCGGCGGTCTCGGCGGCCGCCTCGGCGCGCTCGCGGAGTTCGTCGTCCATGCCGGTCGGTTGTCGGGGTCGGCTCAAAAACGCCGCGGAACGGCGGTCGCGGAGGCGGCTCGCGGGGGCGCGAGCGCCGCGGGGCCGCGGGTAGGGGTATCGAAGCCGTGGCGCCGGACCCACCTAAATCGTCGAGACCGTTCACGCCGCGAGGACCGCCGCGTCGCCGTGAACGGTCGAGAGGCTTATTACCGCTCGATAACGTAGATATGCGATCTGCTAGCAAGACAACCTCTGAGGCCGCCGTGCGCCGGCTCCGCCGGGTTGATATCGGGGCGAACCGTTGTGCGGCTATGGACACGGGAGCGACCGACGGCCGGGCGCGGCAGACGAGGGGGTCGACGTGGTAGGACCGATAACCGAATCGGAGCGCGACGCCGGCAACCGGCGAATAAAACTCGTTATTCTGCTCATCGTGGCGACGTCGCCGCCGCTCATCTCGCTCCAGTTCGACCCCTCCCCGCTCGAACTCCTCGCGGCGCTCGGCGCCGGAACGGCGCTGGGGCTCGTCGTCGTGTGGTACCTCAGTCGGTTGGGAACGGAGTTCGCCGGCAGTTCGCGCCGACCGGACCGGCGACGGTGAGCGGAGCGTAACCGGCTGTCTCGGCGTCAGTCCTGTTCGATCCGCGAACTCGCGGACGCGCCCGACTCCGGAGCGGTGACCACCTCGCCGGCGCGGTCGCCGGTGATCGACCGGGACGACGACAGCGGCGAGATGCTCACTTCGCCCTCAATCACCGCGAGCCGGTCCGAGCCGGGGTCGTCGGCCACGTCGCCGCGGAGGAACTCCCGCCAGAAGCGGTCGCGGAGCTCCATGCCCATCTCGCCGCGCCGCTCGTTGACCGACCAGCCCTCGGGGACGTTCTCGGGTTCCGACGGCGCGTCGCCGGGGTGGAACTCGATGACGTCGAAGCCGCGCGCGGGCTCGGTCAGCCGGTAGGTGGGGTCGGCGGCCGTCTCGTCGCCGGCCGCGGGGACGTTGACGTTCAACACGTCGGCCCCGAAGGGGAGGACGAGGCCGTCGTCGCCGCGCTCCGCGCGCTCGATCAGGTCGACAACGACGCGCGCGGCGACCGCGAAGTCGCTGTGGTCGAGCGTCGGCGGGACGGGGAGGTTCCCGCGGTCGTACAGCGACACCGCGATCGCCGGGGTCCCGAGGAACGACGCCTCCATCGCGGCGCCGACCGTGCCGGACTGCCCGAGGATGTGCGCGCCGATGTTCGGGCCGTGGTTACAGCCGGAGACGACCACGTCTGGGTCGAGGCCGAGCGCCACCTCCGCGACGGCGACGCAGTCGGCGGGCGTGCCCTCGACCGCGTAGCCCGCGTCGGTCTCCGTGTACTCGACGGTCGTGTCCCACCACGAGCGCGCGCCGCCGACACCGGACTGGTTGCTCTTGGGGGCGACCACCGTCACGTCGTACTCGCGACCGAGCGCGTCGGCCAGCGCCCGGATCCCGACGGCGTCGATACCGTCGTCGTTGGTGAGGAGGATCTCCGTCGTCATGATCGACACTGCGAGCGGACGGGAGAAAACGTCGCCGGTCGCAGACGAGCGACGGTAGCGGCGAAAAACGGGGGTCGCGGGCGTCGTCCGGGTGGTACTCGCGGATGGTCAGCCGGAGGGCGGAGTCCGTCGGCGGGCGCTCAGTCGGCCGAGACGGGCGGGGCGGACCGCGCCAACTCCAGCACCTCGTCGAAGAAGCCGAGGGAGTCGTGCGGGCCGGGGTTTGCTTCGGGGTGGTACTGGCGGGTGATGACGTCGAGTTCGGCGCTGTCGAGGCCCTCGACCGTGTCGTCGTTGACGTTCACCTGCGTCACCTCAAGCGGGCCGGTGTCGGCGACGGTGTAGCCGTGGTTCTGCGTCGTCATCACGACCTGGCCGCTGCGGAGGTCCTTGACCGGCTGGTTGACGCCGCGGTGGCCGAACATCATCTTCTCCGTCGAACCGCCGAGCGCGCTCGTGATGACCTGCTGGCCGAGACAGATGCCGGCCATCGGCAGGTCGCCGGCGAAGGCGTCGACGACGGCCTGCGCCGCGACGAAGTTCTCCGGGTCGCCGGGGCCGTTCGAGACGAAGAGGATGTCGGGGTCGATGTCGGCCACGTCCTCGGGCGAGGCGTCGTACGGCAGGACGTGGACGTCCGCGCCGCGCTCGGTGAGCGAGGTGATGATAGAGCCCTTGGCGCCGCAGTCGATGAGCGCCACGTCGGCGACGCCGTCGCCCTCGTGGACGGTCGGCTCGGACACCGACACCTGCGCGCCGATGTCGACGTGGTCGCTCATCGGCTCGCACGTCTCCATCTCCGCGACCGCGTCCTCGGGGGTGACGTCGGGGCCGGCGGCGATCCCGCAGGCCATCGCGCCCTCCTCGCGGACGGTCGTGACGATTTCGCGGGTGTCGACGTGGTCGACCGCGGGCACGTCTTCGCCGTCGAGCCAGTCGGCCACGTCGTCGGTCAGCTCGCGGGCGATGGCCGCGCGGGGCTGGACCGACTCGGACTCGAACCGTTCAGTTCGGACGCCGTAGTTCCCGATCAGCGGGTACGAGAAGGTGAGGATCTGTTCGGCGTAGGAGGGGTCGGTAAGCGACTCCTCGTAGCCGGTGTACGCGGTCGTAAACACCAGTTCGCCGCGGGTGCGCCCCGGCGAGCGAGCGCGCGCTTCGAGCACGCGACCGTCAGCCAGCGCGATATAGGCGTCCGACATTACGAGAAACGTACGTGTATAGGGTAATAAATGCGTCGTTCGTAGATACGTTACGATATTCGTAACGAGTAAGTCGGCGGAGCGAGACGAAGAGGTATGGACGATCTCGATCGCCGGATCCTCTCGATACTGCGGCGGGACGCGCGAACCCCCTACACGGAGATCGCGGACCGCGTCGGCACCTCCGAGGGGACGGTGCGCAACCGCGTCGACCGCATGACGGAGGAGGGCGTGATCGAGCGGTTCACCGTCACGACCCGCACCGGCAACGTGAAGGCGATGATCGAGATCTCGGTGGAGATGAACGTCGACACCGCGGCCGTCGGCGAGCGGATGGTCGACTGGGAGGAGGTGGATTTCGTCTGGCAGGTGTCCGGCGAGGACGACGTGGTCTTAGTCGTCGACGCCGTGGACACCCGCGCCGTCAACGAACTCATCTCGCAGGCCCGCGAGATGGACGAGGTCAAATCGACGAAGACGCGGCTCATTCTGGACGAGCGGTTGGGCTGAGCGACTCGGCGTGCCGACGCGAGGAGCGCTGGTCCTATTTAAATAAAACCGCGAAGTCGATGAGCGCACAGCGGACGAAACACGGCGAGCGACGCTTACGCCGACTCTGACTCGCCGGCGAGGGTCGCACCCGCGTCGCTGCCTCCGTCGCGGTCGGCCGCTCGCCGGTTCCGGAGGGCGAACAGCGCGAACAGCACGAATCCGATCCCGCGCAGGGCCAGATCCAACAGGAGCGCGTTGACCGAGACCGAGGCGCCGAGGAGCCCGAGGATGTCGAAGACGGGGTCCGAGAGCATCCCCGGCGCCATCAACAGCAGGGCGCTGAGCGCGAACACCGCTCGGGCGGGTCGGCTGACTCGGGTGTACAGCGTCCCGATGACGGTGGCGCCGAGCGCGATCACCCCGAGGAACACCCCGACGACGGGAATGAGTATCTCGGGGATCGAGTAGGACAGCTCGGCGAGGTCGGAGAAGCCGACCACCTGATACTGCTTGCCGTCCGTCATGCCCGGAATCTCTCTGAGCAGGACGATCCCCGGCGCGAACACGAACGCGAAGGGAACGATCGCCTTGTTTAGCGACAGCGAGAACGCCTGAACGCCGGTTTGGAACGGATCGGATTTGGCAACCCCGCTCGCCGCGTACGCCGCAACCGCGACCGGCGGCGTGATGTCGGCGACGACGCCGAAGTAGAGGATGTAGAGGTGGGCGGCGAGCAGCGGAATCCCGAACTGGACGAGCGGCGTCGCCAGCATCGAGATGAGGATGATGTAGGTGACCGTCGTCGGCATCCCCATCCCGAGGATGATGCTCGCGATGGCCGTCACGAGCAGCATGATCACCTTCGAGCCGCCGGAGAGCGCCAACAGCAGCGACGTGAGGTTCGGTCCGAGGCCGGAGACGCTGATGACGCCGGGGATGATCCCCGCGGCCGCGACCGCGATCACGACCGGAACCGCGGTTCGCGCGCCCTCGTCCATCGATTTGACGACGAAGGTTCCGAGCTTGAACGGCTGGCTGTCACCCAGGTCTCGCCCGGTTCGCTCGCCGAGGTCTTCCGCGGTCTCGCGGATCTCGGGGTTGAGTTCGAGCAGCGACGCGTCCAGATTCGGCCGCGAGAGCAGCGTCACCACGCCTGCCAACATCACGTACCACTCGGTGCCGGCCGTGACGGCGGTCGCGGCCTCCACGAGTGAGAGTCCCTCGCCGCCGGCGCCGGTCACGAGCCCGAGGACGGGCACGCCCGCGACGACGTAACTCGCCAGTTCGACGCCCACGATGGCCGAGAGGACGCCGAAGAGCCGGAGCCGCGTCTCCTTGCTGTACGCGGCGATGAAGGCGATGAGCGCGACGAGCGCCACCAGCGTGAACCACGCCGACCGGGAGACGGAGAGCCGCTCGACGATGAGGTAGTACAGGAGGAGCCCGATCGGAACGAGGTAGAACCAGCCGTATTTGAGGTGTTCGACGAGGCCGACCGTGTCCTCGGCGGCCACGCCCCCGATGTCCTGCTCGACCGCCTTGAGGTGAACCATCACCCACACGCCGAAGAAGAAGACGACCGCCGGAATCGTCGAGAGGATGATGATCTCCGCGAACGGCGTCGCGGTGTACTGCACCATCAGGAAGGCGGCCGCGCCCATCACGGGCGGGAGGATCTGTCCACCGGAGGAGGCGGACGACTCGACGGCGCCGGAGAACTCGGGCGAGTAGCCCGACCGCTTCATCAGCGGGATGGTGAACGCGCCGGTCGTGACCGTGTTAGCGATCGAGGAGCCGGAGATGGTCCCCATGAAGCCGCTGGCGAGGATGCTCGCTTTCGCCGGGCCGCCCTTGCGGCGCCCGGTGAGCGCGTACGCGAGGTCGATGAACCACTGGCCGGCCCCGCTCATCTCGAGGAACGAGCCGAAGAGGATGAAGATGTAGATGAAGCTCACCGAGACGGTGACCGGTATCCCGAAGACACCGTTTTCGGTGTTATACCAGAGGTTCTGCACGATGTCCGGCCAGGTGAGTTCCGGAATCGCGAGCAGCCCGAGGAAGGGCGTGCTCCCGCTGATGAGGTACCCCCACCGGGCGTAGACGATGAACGTGGCGACGATGATCATCAGCGGGACCCCGAGAGTGCGACGCGTGGCCTCCAAGACGAGCAACACGCCGATGGCGCCGAGCGCCATCGCGTACGAGTACTCGCTCACGAACGGCACGCCGCCGAGGAGCGGCTGCAGGAAGGCGTACACCTCGGTAATCGGGCGCCCCGAGTCGATCCCGAAGACGCGCATGTTCTGGATCTCCGCGAACTCGGTGAGGAAGTACAGCGCCGACAGGATCGCCGCCGCGATACACACGAGGTCGAACGGCGTCACCCGCTGGCGGTCCGGATCGAGGAACGCCCATCGGAAGACCGACCGGACGCCGGCGGCCAGCCGCGTGATCGGGCTGTTCGAACCGAGCCGCTGGGCGAGCCCCGGCACGACGCGGCCGAGGTTCCTCGCGACGAACCCGTCGCCCATGCTCCCCGGAAACAGCAGGAACGTGAGCACGAGCGCGAAGGAGACGTGGATCGCGTTCGCCTGGAGGAGCTGGAGCGACACCCGCACCGGCGACAGCGAGAGTCCGGCGATCTCGACGGTGGGCAGCCACACCGTGAAGGTGAAACTGCGGGCGGCGAGGAACAGCTGGAACACCGAAAACAGGATGCCGATGGCCGCGACCGCCACCGCCGCGGCGCCCTGGAGCGAGCGGCGGCGCTCGATCTCGTCTATCAGTTCGTCGGCCTCCTCGCGGGAGATGGCCTCGTCGTCCGGCGGCGCGTCCGTGCCGGGAGCGGCGGGCCCACCGGGGTCTCGCGGGCCGCCATCGTTCGGGTCGTCGGTGCCGCCGTCGGTTCGGTGAGTCGTAGTCATAGGGTCATCTCAAGGATCGAGCGTCGTTCGATGTGAAGCGTGACGTCGTTACCGTTGCTGACCGCGACGAGGTCGTGTTCCCGCCCGTCGACGATCAGCGTGTGACCGGCTATCCGGCCGGGCGAGACAGAGAGGCGTTCGAGTTCCGTGATCGGCTCCGCGGGGTCGTACACCAGGGTCCCGTTGACGTTCGTGACGTTGACGCGCGCGGGGAGCCCCCACCCGTACGACTCGAACTCCATCCGCGTGTTCACGAGCGTCTCGCCGTCGACGCGGTACTCGTCGTACACGCGCGACTTCTCGACGCTGTGGGTGTACTCCAGCGCGACGGTGCTCCCGGAGTCGACCGGCTCCGAGAGGTACTGTTCACCCGTCTCGGTGTCCTCGACGACGAGGACGTCTCCCGCCGGCGCCGTCGCCGCCACGCCGACGACGAGCACCACGGCTGCGAGGAGCGCGGCGCCCGCGACCGAGCGAGAAAGGTGACCCATGGTTTCGGGTGATTGTGGTGTGATCGAGTTTGAAACGGTTGCGAAACGACCCGCGACGAGACGGCGGGTCGAGTCAGCTCACGACGGCGTGAGTTAGGCGTCGAAGTATGCCGCAGCGCCCTCGTGCAGTTCGATCGACATCCCGTCCTGCGCGCTGTCGGCGGTGATGAAGTCGGTCTTGATCGAGAGGTCGCCCACGTTGTCGAAGATGGCCGCCGTGACCGTCTCGACGGTGTCGGCCGGAACGTCGGCGTTCGTCGCGATCATCGCCTGCACGGCGACGGTCTCGACGGCCTCGTCGACGCCGCTGTACGTGCCCGCCGGGATGGTGTCGTTGGCGAACCAGGAGGCGTCGGACTTGACGGCCTCGCGGTTGTCGCCGGCGATCGGAACGATCTGGATGTCGTTCGTGTTCGCGAGGTCCTCGATGGCACCGACCGGCCAGCCGCCGACGACGAAGGCCGCGTCGATGTCGCCGTTCGCGAGCTGTTCGGACGCCTGCGAGAAGCCGGCGTTCTGCTCGCTGTAGTCGGAGATGCCGAGCGACTCCAGGATCTGGTTCGCGTTGACCTGCGTCCCCGAGCCGAGGTCGCCGGTGTTGATCGTGGCGCCGCTGAGGTCGCCGACCGAGGAGATGTCGTTCTCGGCGAGCGTGACGAGCGTGATGGTCTCCGGGTACAGCGTCGCGACGCCCTGGAGGCTCTCGATCGGTTCGTCCTGGAAGGCGTCGATGCCGGTCCCGTTCTTCGCGAACGAGGCGACGTCGTTCTGGATCAGCGCGAAGTCGGCGGAGCCGTCCGCGAGGCTCCCGACGTTCTCCACGCTGGCGCCCGTCGACTGGACGTTGAGCGAGAAGTCGGTGTTGGCCTCGACGACCGTCTTGAACTCGTTCGAGAGCGGGTAGTAGGTGCCGCCGGTACCGCCGGCGTGCCAGCTCAGACGGTTCGAGTCGCCACCGTCGCCGCCGTCCCCGCCGTCGCCGCCGTTTCCGCTACAGCCGGCCAGTGCGGCCACGCCAGCGACGCCCGTCGCTTTCAGGAACTTCCGTCGTGTTCGGTGTGAAGACATACGATAGTCAAATGCGAGTACGAACATAAATACCTGAGGATATTACAAAAGATCGTTCGTGATCGACCACCGAGACGGTACTGCGAAACACAGGTGCGTATTTTACCGAAAGGTGTGAAATCGCGCTCGATAGTCGAGCTCACAGTAACTCGCGACGGTCGATCCGCCGGACGGTCGCTCGGCCGGGCGGGCCGACGAGTGGGCAGTGGTGACATGTCTGGGGGCAGAGCGAATCGGGTCAGAGACGGCTCCGGAGACGGCGCGGAAAAATACCCAGCGTGTCGGAGACCGCGCTCAGGCGAGGTCGTCGACGTTCTCGGAAACGAAAGATTTCCGAGCGCTCGAAGGGCGGTCTACGACAGTTGTTCGATGTTCTCGACGACGGCGTCGGCGAACTCGCTGGTCGCGAGCTTCTCGCCGCCCTCGATCTGTCGGTGGAGGTCGTAGGTGACCTGACCCGAGGAGATGGTCTCTTCGACGGCGTCGCGCACGAGGTCCGCGGCGTCGGACCAGCCGAGGTAATCGAGCATCTCGCGGCCGGAGAGGATCATGGCGGTGGGGTTGACCTTGTCCTCGCCGGCGTACTTGGGCGCGGAGCCGTGGACCGGCTCGGCGAGACAGCGACCGTGGCCGCGGTTGATACCGGGTGCGATGCCGAGGCCGCCGATCTGTGCGCCGGCGGCGTCGGACATGTAGTCGCCGTTGAGGTTCATCGTCGCGATGACGGAGTACTCGTCGGTGCGGGTCAACAGCTGCTGGAGCATGTTGTCCGCGATGCGGTCTTTCACGACGAGCGTGCCCTCGGGCTGTTCGCCGTCGTGCTCCTCCCAGAGCTGGTCTTCGGTGATGACGTCGTCGCCGTACTCCTCTTCTGCGACCTCGTAGCCCCAGTCACGGAACGCGCCCTCGGTGAACTTCATGATGTTCCCCTTGTGGACGAGCGTGACCGAGTCGCGGTCGTTCGCGAGCGCGTAGTCGACCGCCTCGCGGATGAGGCGCTTCGAGCCGAACTCGGAGATGGGTTTGACGCCGATGCCGACCGGTCCGTCGTGGATCACGTCGGCGACATCCATATCCTGTTCTAAGAAGTCGCGTACCTCCTCGGACTCGTCGGTGCCGGCCTCCCACTCGATGCCGGCGTACACGTCTTCCGTGTTCTCGCGGAAGGTGATCATGTCCATCGCCTCGGGGTTTTTGACGGGCGACGGGACGCCGTCGAGGTGGTAGGTCGGGCGGACGTTCGCGTACAGGTCGAGCGTCTTGCGGAGCGCGACGTTCAGCGAGCGGAACCCGGCGCCGACGGGGGTCGTCAGCGG
This genomic window from Halorubrum sp. PV6 contains:
- the carA gene encoding glutamine-hydrolyzing carbamoyl-phosphate synthase small subunit; the encoded protein is MSDAYIALADGRVLEARARSPGRTRGELVFTTAYTGYEESLTDPSYAEQILTFSYPLIGNYGVRTERFESESVQPRAAIARELTDDVADWLDGEDVPAVDHVDTREIVTTVREEGAMACGIAAGPDVTPEDAVAEMETCEPMSDHVDIGAQVSVSEPTVHEGDGVADVALIDCGAKGSIITSLTERGADVHVLPYDASPEDVADIDPDILFVSNGPGDPENFVAAQAVVDAFAGDLPMAGICLGQQVITSALGGSTEKMMFGHRGVNQPVKDLRSGQVVMTTQNHGYTVADTGPLEVTQVNVNDDTVEGLDSAELDVITRQYHPEANPGPHDSLGFFDEVLELARSAPPVSAD
- the surE gene encoding 5'/3'-nucleotidase SurE, yielding MTTEILLTNDDGIDAVGIRALADALGREYDVTVVAPKSNQSGVGGARSWWDTTVEYTETDAGYAVEGTPADCVAVAEVALGLDPDVVVSGCNHGPNIGAHILGQSGTVGAAMEASFLGTPAIAVSLYDRGNLPVPPTLDHSDFAVAARVVVDLIERAERGDDGLVLPFGADVLNVNVPAAGDETAADPTYRLTEPARGFDVIEFHPGDAPSEPENVPEGWSVNERRGEMGMELRDRFWREFLRGDVADDPGSDRLAVIEGEVSISPLSSSRSITGDRAGEVVTAPESGASASSRIEQD
- the tmcA gene encoding tRNA(Met) cytidine acetyltransferase TmcA, producing MIATLARDAKRAAERANERRVLVFAGDRDRGFDAAYDAIEAVVDDGAGDADDSPAVSVVSTREGFRFEEHRPRSADDLLGRTREVVVVDCHEQFVPNALGRTVGAVDGGGLLVLLTPDLDAWPEVRDRFDDSLAVPPFTIEDVTGRFRERFVGTLRSHPGIAVVSLGGADGHPSVERDGGVGRAPDAEAAGTEPESEPRAESPPHPPNATFPPAAYDACLTGDQVRAVRAFESLSTPGHAVVVEADRGRGKSSAAGLAAGSLALAGKDVVVTAPAFRNAAELFARASELIGASVDAERRRIDAPDGGCVRYLPPAAAADLPAAPDAVLVDEAAALPVRLLERYLDAPAVAFCTTVHGYEGAGRGFAIRFKSRLRDSRFAVREVRLDEPIRYARNDPVEAWASRALLLDARPAVDAAVADSTVETATYRAVAPDDLLADEALLREAFGLLVAAHYRTEPNDLARLLDAPNLTARALVDDGRVVAVAMLAREGGLDADTRRKMYEGERVRGNMVPDVLTSQLRDVDAAEPRGLRTVRIATHHACRDEGFGSRLLDEIHGEFGRGRGGEEAGAVDYFSVGYGATPRLLRFWRRAGYRTVHLSTSRNDASGEHSAIMVRPVGEGAGRALLDRNATAFRDRERDGLSDAHRDVDPDVVAGALRACSAEVPIDLTRREWRSVVGASFGPGMYDSAPGAFRDLALAALIEGVPALDGREARLLVRKVLQGRPWESVAEELGYVSTAACMRALGDAYEPLVERYGSEFARRERERFRGD
- a CDS encoding Lrp/AsnC family transcriptional regulator, coding for MDDLDRRILSILRRDARTPYTEIADRVGTSEGTVRNRVDRMTEEGVIERFTVTTRTGNVKAMIEISVEMNVDTAAVGERMVDWEEVDFVWQVSGEDDVVLVVDAVDTRAVNELISQAREMDEVKSTKTRLILDERLG
- a CDS encoding ferredoxin family protein, with product MAIDSNFEQNREQVGEEDGVAVWGPVEPPEKQGIRGTHVAVDFDICLADGACLEDCPVDVFEWVDTPGHPESERKANPADEDQCIDCMLCVDVCPVDAIDVDPGRANRL
- a CDS encoding glutamate--tRNA ligase; protein product: MDDELRERAEAAAETAALFNALKHGNDPDVGAIMGPLMGENPDFRPHGDEIPGVVAPVVNRVADMDEAERRDRLGELAPDRLAALEADDETDDHVLPELPNAEDGAVVMRAAPNPNGPWHVGHARMPAVIGTYKERYDGELICRFDDTDPETKRPDLDAYDAILEDIAYLGFEADRVLKASDRLETYYDHARDLIDLGGAYTCSCSGETFSSLKNDAEPCPHREKDAETVHEEFAAMVDGEYDSGEMVLRVKTDIEHKNPALRDWVAFRMIDTPHPREAAADYRCWPMLDFQSGVDDHLTGVTHIIRGIDLQDSAKRQRFVYDYFDWEYPEVLHWGHVQVDEYDVKLSTSTIKGLIEDGELTGWDDPRAPTIRSMRRRGIQGQALVDSMTALGMSTSDVDLAMSSVYANNRDIVDDEADRFFLVRDREDDPAVELPVVDGGAPAPAAGHPPFHPDFPDRGDREVPAGRVVVESSDRPPEGERVWLKGYGCVRDEGDELVFVDADIDVVRDGDVDVIHWAPADEGLATRLRTVSGDVVGYAEPAIADVEPDTVVQFERVGFARIDAFDPEATDEDDGPDGSEDLLAYYAHP